The Nitrososphaerales archaeon DNA segment TATCATGATTCATTATGTGTTAAGTTTTGATCAAAGGTCGTCTGATGTCATAACCTTACCATGTTTTGATGCGACTTTTGCTAACCCATCATCATCTGTGACCAGCAACAGATTTTGATTCTCCGACACAGCGACGTAGGATGCGTCATAGAAAGTTAGACCCTTTTCTACAGAATGTTTCTTCACATTTTCTTCAATTCCATCGATGGAAAGAATTGTCATGTGCTGTGCAAGTGATAAAAATAACCTTAAGAATTTACACGCTTCATCATAGGTGATCTTTTCTAAATAGCATAGTTTCCATATTGAATTTCCAACTTCGTAAATAGTCAAGTCTAATATTCTGTGATTTTTAAGAAATTTTGTTGCCTCTGAACCCCTATTTACCATGATATTAACAACAGCACTTGCGTCGAACAGTCTACCTTTCATCTCTAGACGACCTTATTGCTTTAACAACGTCTTCCCTCGTAACACGACCTTTAAGGGAGCTGCTTAGCTCCTTAAGCTCCTTAGAAAGTCTCTCCTCTTCAACCTTCTTCACCTCT contains these protein-coding regions:
- a CDS encoding type II toxin-antitoxin system VapC family toxin, which encodes MKGRLFDASAVVNIMVNRGSEATKFLKNHRILDLTIYEVGNSIWKLCYLEKITYDEACKFLRLFLSLAQHMTILSIDGIEENVKKHSVEKGLTFYDASYVAVSENQNLLLVTDDDGLAKVASKHGKVMTSDDL
- a CDS encoding type II toxin-antitoxin system CcdA family antitoxin produces the protein MSTVISAKVPKKLKEKAKRYGLKIGEVVRKALEEEVKKVEEERLSKELKELSSSLKGRVTREDVVKAIRSSRDER